One Oscillospiraceae bacterium DNA window includes the following coding sequences:
- a CDS encoding GNAT family N-acetyltransferase — protein sequence MKKDWKIRPVQKKDAAQLAQIYAPYVRETVITLEGKAPSAAEMAARAEAAQREYPWLVCEEDGRVLACAYAQRLQQSAAFRWSAQISIYVSWPHRGQGMGSALYRELERLLKKAGCMQLYAKVVVPNPESVGFCHARGFEELCLYPHVGYKLGKWCDVSVLAKQLQPLPKRPRPLQNWRETAKKREKTD from the coding sequence ATGAAAAAGGATTGGAAGATTCGCCCGGTGCAAAAAAAAGATGCAGCGCAGCTTGCGCAGATTTATGCGCCGTATGTACGGGAAACTGTGATTACCCTGGAAGGCAAAGCCCCAAGCGCGGCAGAGATGGCCGCGCGCGCGGAAGCAGCACAGCGGGAGTATCCGTGGCTTGTCTGTGAAGAGGACGGCCGTGTGCTGGCCTGCGCTTATGCCCAAAGGTTGCAGCAAAGCGCCGCTTTCCGCTGGTCTGCCCAAATCAGCATTTATGTCAGCTGGCCACACCGCGGGCAGGGAATGGGCAGCGCCTTGTATCGAGAGCTTGAGCGCCTGCTGAAAAAGGCGGGCTGTATGCAGCTGTACGCAAAGGTTGTTGTGCCAAACCCGGAAAGCGTGGGTTTTTGCCATGCACGTGGTTTTGAGGAACTGTGCCTTTACCCGCATGTGGGCTATAAGCTGGGCAAATGGTGCGATGTGTCGGTGCTGGCAAAGCAACTGCAGCCGCTGCCAAAACGTCCGCGGCCCCTGCAGAATTGGCGTGAAACAGCGAAAAAAAGAGAGAAAACAGATTGA
- a CDS encoding phospho-sugar mutase, with amino-acid sequence MTEYEKWLAQDLADPDLTKELQEIKDKPEEINDRFYRSLSFGTAGLRGVIGAGTNRMNIYTVGQATQGLANYLNKHVIGRQPSVAIAYDSRIKSDVFAKDCAAVLAANGITAHIYPWLSPTPTLSFAVRDLHCDAGINVTASHNPAKYNGYKVYGDDGCQITAQMAEDVQSEIDHTDLFRDIRRMPYDEGAKKGLIVEIPDSVLDAFLDAVYAQRILQKPCNNLKVVYTPLNGTGRVCCTRIMQRLGVAKVDVVPEQEWPDGNFPTCPFPNPEIREALQKGLELCEKTGDDLLIATDPDCDRCGIAVKQGEKFRLMTGNEVGILLLNFIASAKKEQGRLPKVPVAVTTIVSTDMVDAVAKTYGIEMHRVLTGFKYIGDQIAMLEAKGEEDRFLLGFEESYGYLSGGYVRDKDAVDATMLICEMASWYKDKGMSLADAMEDLYKTYGYYRNSVLNFGFEGEDGMLQMQKIMGTLRKNAPAEISGFKVVGWSDYQQSVRSDAGKESTIDLPKSNVLEYRLENSCKVIVRPSGTEPKIKVYISVRGKDEAESLALTDALAQSGKALLGL; translated from the coding sequence ATGACAGAATACGAAAAATGGCTGGCACAGGACCTTGCTGACCCCGACCTTACCAAGGAACTGCAGGAAATTAAGGACAAACCGGAAGAAATCAACGACCGCTTTTACCGCAGCCTTTCCTTTGGCACCGCAGGTCTGCGCGGTGTAATCGGCGCGGGCACCAACCGCATGAATATCTACACTGTAGGGCAGGCAACCCAGGGCCTGGCAAATTATTTGAACAAACACGTGATAGGCCGCCAGCCCAGTGTGGCAATCGCCTATGACAGCCGTATCAAGTCTGATGTTTTCGCAAAAGACTGCGCCGCTGTATTGGCTGCAAACGGCATTACAGCACACATTTACCCGTGGCTGTCCCCTACACCGACCCTGTCTTTTGCGGTGCGCGATCTGCACTGCGATGCGGGCATTAACGTGACCGCAAGCCATAACCCCGCCAAGTACAACGGCTATAAAGTATACGGCGACGACGGTTGCCAGATTACCGCGCAGATGGCCGAAGATGTGCAGAGCGAGATTGACCACACCGACCTGTTTCGGGATATCCGCCGCATGCCGTATGACGAGGGCGCAAAAAAGGGACTGATTGTCGAGATCCCCGATTCTGTACTGGATGCTTTCCTGGATGCTGTTTATGCACAGCGGATTTTACAGAAGCCCTGCAATAATTTGAAGGTCGTTTATACGCCGCTCAATGGCACCGGCCGCGTATGCTGCACCCGTATTATGCAGCGCCTAGGCGTCGCCAAAGTGGATGTCGTGCCAGAGCAGGAGTGGCCGGATGGCAACTTCCCGACCTGCCCGTTCCCGAACCCCGAAATTCGCGAAGCGCTGCAGAAAGGCTTGGAGCTGTGCGAAAAAACCGGTGACGACCTGCTGATTGCCACCGACCCAGACTGCGACCGCTGCGGCATTGCCGTAAAACAGGGCGAGAAGTTTCGCCTGATGACCGGCAATGAAGTGGGCATTCTGCTGTTAAACTTCATCGCCAGTGCCAAAAAAGAGCAGGGCCGCCTGCCCAAGGTGCCAGTTGCCGTTACCACCATTGTCAGCACCGATATGGTGGACGCCGTTGCCAAGACCTATGGTATCGAGATGCACCGCGTCTTGACCGGATTTAAGTATATCGGCGACCAGATTGCCATGCTGGAGGCAAAAGGGGAAGAGGACCGCTTCCTTTTGGGCTTTGAGGAGAGCTATGGCTACCTTTCCGGCGGCTATGTGCGCGACAAAGACGCCGTGGATGCAACTATGCTCATCTGCGAAATGGCCAGCTGGTACAAAGACAAAGGGATGTCTTTGGCAGATGCCATGGAGGACCTTTACAAAACCTATGGCTATTACCGCAACAGTGTCCTGAACTTTGGCTTCGAGGGCGAAGACGGTATGTTGCAGATGCAGAAAATTATGGGGACCCTGCGCAAAAACGCGCCGGCCGAAATTTCCGGCTTCAAGGTCGTGGGCTGGAGCGACTACCAGCAGAGCGTGCGCAGCGACGCCGGCAAAGAGAGTACAATCGACCTGCCCAAATCCAATGTACTGGAGTACCGCCTGGAAAACAGCTGCAAGGTTATTGTGCGCCCCTCCGGCACCGAGCCGAAAATCAAAGTTTATATTTCTGTGCGTGGCAAAGATGAGGCAGAGAGCCTGGCGCTGACCGATGCCCTCGCTCAGAGTGGAAAAGCGCTGCTTGGGCTGTAA
- a CDS encoding metallophosphoesterase — MRVLVVSDTHHDQWALHRALAAQPTAEVVVHLGDGEDEAEQAKKAFPKKQFYLVRGNCDWGSHLPASLTAEIGGRRFFMTHGYAEQVKYGLYRVEQAARENGAQILLFGHTHEPLTEYDDGLYILNPGSLHGSMGTYGYVDLTEAGIVTNIVHLH; from the coding sequence ATGCGCGTACTGGTGGTTTCTGATACCCATCATGACCAGTGGGCCCTGCACCGGGCCCTGGCCGCGCAGCCCACAGCCGAGGTGGTGGTGCACTTGGGCGACGGCGAAGACGAAGCCGAGCAGGCAAAAAAAGCGTTTCCGAAAAAGCAGTTTTACCTGGTGCGCGGCAACTGCGACTGGGGCAGCCACCTGCCCGCCAGCCTGACTGCGGAAATCGGCGGCCGGCGCTTCTTTATGACGCACGGCTATGCTGAGCAGGTAAAGTACGGGCTCTACCGGGTAGAGCAGGCCGCGCGCGAAAACGGCGCGCAGATTTTGCTTTTCGGTCATACACATGAGCCCTTAACTGAGTACGACGACGGCCTTTATATCCTAAATCCCGGTTCCCTGCATGGCAGTATGGGCACATACGGCTATGTGGACCTGACCGAGGCAGGGATTGTCACCAATATTGTTCATCTGCACTAA
- a CDS encoding glutamate-5-semialdehyde dehydrogenase, whose product MTLTEMGKAAKAAAAVLAVAGSRVKNAALLAAADALENGEKELLAANEQDLAAAKAAGMRPALQDRLALSHQRIKGMADGMRQVAAQEDPVGQVVEGRVLPNGLEVRRVRVPLGVVGIIFEARPNVTADAAALCLKAGNAVILRGGKEAIRSNTACAELMRAAVEKAGLPRDCIQLVEDTSRASATAMMQMTGYLDVLIPRGGHGLIQSVVENAKVPVIQTGAGNCHVYVDDSADIEMAANIIDNAKTSRPSVCNAIETILVHQDIAEKALPVIGARLLAKHVELRGCPRTREILGSCVVPATEADWATEYDDYILAVRVVDSLEEALAHIAKYSTGHSECIVTKSYQNARIFQQRVDSAAVYVNASTRFTDGGEFGLGAEIGISTQKLHARGPMGVNQLTSTKFLVMGDGQVR is encoded by the coding sequence ATGACATTAACGGAAATGGGAAAGGCCGCAAAAGCGGCAGCGGCAGTGCTTGCTGTGGCCGGCAGTCGGGTAAAGAATGCAGCGCTGCTTGCTGCGGCAGATGCACTGGAAAACGGCGAAAAAGAGCTGCTTGCGGCAAATGAGCAGGACCTTGCCGCGGCAAAGGCGGCGGGCATGCGCCCGGCCCTGCAGGACCGGCTGGCGCTCAGCCATCAGCGCATTAAAGGGATGGCCGACGGTATGCGGCAGGTGGCTGCACAAGAGGACCCTGTCGGTCAGGTGGTCGAGGGCCGGGTGCTGCCAAATGGCCTGGAGGTTCGCCGCGTGCGCGTGCCGCTTGGTGTTGTCGGCATTATCTTTGAGGCTAGGCCAAATGTGACGGCGGACGCCGCCGCGCTGTGCCTGAAAGCGGGCAACGCGGTGATTTTGCGCGGTGGCAAAGAGGCAATCCGCAGCAACACAGCCTGCGCCGAGCTGATGCGCGCGGCGGTGGAGAAAGCCGGCCTGCCGCGGGATTGCATTCAGCTGGTGGAGGACACCAGCCGTGCCTCTGCTACAGCGATGATGCAGATGACCGGCTACCTGGATGTGCTGATTCCGCGCGGCGGGCATGGGCTGATTCAGAGCGTGGTGGAAAACGCAAAGGTGCCGGTCATTCAGACCGGCGCGGGCAACTGTCACGTGTATGTGGACGACAGCGCCGATATCGAGATGGCGGCCAATATTATCGACAACGCCAAAACCAGCCGGCCGAGCGTCTGCAATGCGATTGAAACCATTCTGGTACATCAGGATATCGCAGAAAAAGCCCTGCCCGTAATCGGGGCAAGGCTTTTGGCAAAACATGTAGAGCTGCGCGGCTGCCCACGCACGCGGGAAATTTTGGGCAGCTGTGTGGTGCCTGCAACCGAGGCGGACTGGGCCACTGAGTACGACGACTACATTTTGGCAGTCCGGGTGGTCGACAGCCTGGAGGAAGCACTGGCGCATATCGCGAAATACAGCACGGGCCACAGCGAGTGCATTGTCACCAAAAGCTACCAGAATGCGCGTATTTTTCAGCAGCGGGTCGACAGCGCGGCGGTCTATGTCAATGCTTCGACACGTTTTACGGACGGCGGCGAGTTTGGCCTGGGCGCGGAAATCGGCATCAGCACGCAGAAGCTGCACGCCCGCGGGCCGATGGGTGTCAACCAGCTGACCAGCACAAAGTTTTTGGTCATGGGCGACGGACAGGTGCGGTAA
- the proB gene encoding glutamate 5-kinase produces the protein MSQITQAKRVVFKVGTSTLAYQTGRLNLRRMEELCKVLCGLQNEGREVVLVSSGAVGVGMAKLGLHEHPEEIEQRQAVAAVGQCELMFMYDKFFGEYNHTVGQVLLTRDVVQDPVTRKNAENTFLTLLKRGIIPVVNENDSVATDELAGKNFGDNDTLSATVAVLTQADLLVILTDIDGLYDANPRKNPAAKRIPYVYGITEEVKALAGGAGSDLGTGGMATKVTAAELANRSQIPCVVMSGANPRDLYDLFDGSVLGTTFVPAEKKAAVYKDSV, from the coding sequence ATGTCCCAGATTACACAGGCAAAGCGCGTGGTCTTTAAGGTGGGCACCAGTACGCTTGCCTACCAGACCGGCCGGCTCAATCTGCGTCGCATGGAGGAACTGTGCAAGGTGCTGTGCGGGCTGCAGAATGAGGGCCGCGAAGTGGTGCTGGTTTCCAGCGGAGCGGTGGGGGTCGGCATGGCAAAACTCGGCCTGCACGAGCACCCGGAGGAAATCGAGCAGCGCCAGGCGGTGGCCGCGGTGGGCCAGTGCGAGCTGATGTTTATGTACGACAAATTTTTCGGCGAATACAATCACACCGTGGGGCAGGTACTTCTGACGCGCGACGTGGTGCAGGACCCGGTTACGCGGAAAAACGCAGAAAATACGTTTCTAACGCTGCTCAAGCGCGGGATTATCCCGGTTGTCAACGAAAACGACTCGGTTGCGACAGATGAACTCGCCGGCAAAAACTTCGGCGACAACGACACGCTTTCGGCGACGGTCGCGGTCTTGACGCAGGCGGACCTGCTCGTTATTTTAACGGATATCGATGGCCTGTACGACGCGAATCCCCGCAAAAACCCGGCTGCAAAACGGATTCCGTATGTCTATGGCATTACAGAAGAAGTGAAAGCTTTGGCCGGCGGCGCGGGCAGTGACCTGGGCACCGGCGGCATGGCCACCAAAGTGACCGCAGCAGAGCTTGCCAACCGCTCGCAGATTCCGTGCGTGGTGATGTCGGGGGCAAACCCGCGCGATTTGTACGATTTGTTTGACGGCAGCGTTTTGGGTACCACTTTTGTGCCGGCAGAAAAGAAAGCCGCCGTGTACAAGGATTCTGTATGA
- a CDS encoding DUF378 domain-containing protein, producing the protein MIDKIALILIVIGGLNWGLVGFFKFDLVAWICGGSGTMFARIIYAVIGIAALWAISILFKKITTEADIEHHAA; encoded by the coding sequence ATGATTGACAAAATTGCTCTTATCCTAATCGTTATCGGCGGGCTGAACTGGGGCCTGGTCGGATTTTTCAAATTCGACCTGGTCGCATGGATCTGCGGCGGCTCGGGTACCATGTTTGCCCGCATCATTTACGCGGTTATCGGCATTGCGGCACTGTGGGCAATTTCTATTCTATTTAAAAAGATTACAACAGAAGCGGACATTGAGCACCACGCAGCCTAA